One genomic segment of Cydia splendana chromosome 5, ilCydSple1.2, whole genome shotgun sequence includes these proteins:
- the LOC134790768 gene encoding transcription termination factor, mitochondrial: MHNLLKMRKSFSFVLLRQINTLTCGRSYKISWLPRAKCENELYNNLINNFNKLQFYNTTSKAEVKTKNENNDNFEYSKEKLISQMNFSSEEHARPYYKLPVKTLLHIYQTTKNDSKNGFCNNRLYYIANKIKCSPSELSERLAKRTFVYSLSFEWLENSLETLLKMGVSTDRILRDLWVLKYKHETIRERLQRVKDMGIETLYPWMVRCKQDIMNRYIKISQDTKNILGRNKSTQIYLADRLNTTPEAVAEICTRIPALKTIRVTKVKHFLDFLISEGFQPEDIANKPRVLAASPDTVKLRLEKLRKLGLTEINLNVLCKSRKDFKKYYESIEALHMENKL, encoded by the exons AtgcataatttattaaaaatgcgAAAATCTTTTTCATTTGTATTACTCAGACAAATTAATACATTAACTTGTGGTAGATCCTACAAAATATCCTGGTTGCCAAGAGCAAAATGTGAGAACGAATTATACAACAACTTGATAAACAATTTCAATAAACTCCAATTTTACAATACTACGTCCAAAGCAGAAGTAAAGACGAAAAATGAAAACAATG ataattttgaatattcaAAAGAAAAATTAATATCACAAATGAATTTCTCATCAGAAGAGCATGCCAGACCTTATTATAAATTACCAGTCAAGACCTTACTACATATCTATCAAACTACTAAAAATGATAGCAAGAATGGTTTCTGCAACAACAGACTATATTATATAGCCAATAAAATTAAG TGCTCACCATCAGAACTTAGTGAACGCCTAGCAAAAAGAACTTTTGTGTACAGCTTGTCATTTGAGTGGCTGGAGAACTCTTTGGAAACTCTACTAA AAATGGGTGTGTCTACTGATCGAATTTTAAGAGATTTATGGGTGCTTAAATATAAGCATGAGACAATACGTGAAAGACTACAGAGAGTAAAAGATATGGGGATTGAGACACTCTACCCTTGGATGGTTCGTTGTAAACAGGATATTATGAATAG ATACATAAAGATATCACAAGATACAAAAAATATCCTTGGAAGAAATAAATCAACACAAATTTATTTGGCTGACCGATTGAATACCACCCCTGAGGCTGTTGCAGAGATTTGCACAAGAATACCAGCTCTTAAGACAATCAGAGTTACAAAG gtaaaacattttttggatTTCTTGATCAGTGAGGGCTTTCAACCAGAAGATATTGCTAATAAGCCTAGGGTTCTAGCAGCTTCACCTGATACAGTCAAGCTAAGGTTGGAAAAGTTGCGTAAATTAGGACTTACTGAAATCAATCTTAATGTTCTTTGTAAAAGTAGAAAAGACTTTAAAAAATACTATGAATCAATTGAAGCCTTACATATGGAGAATAAGTTATAA
- the LOC134790767 gene encoding dnaJ homolog subfamily A member 2-like → MADNKLYDILGVSRNASDAEIRRSYHKLAKEFHPDKNPAAGDKFKEISFAYEALSDPKKRQTYDKYGLKGLQEGGQGGGFPPDDILGHFFGDIFGMGGGSRGRQRARGEDTIHPLKVTLEDMYNGKTAKLQLSKNVICGPCKGIGGKPGAVVSCKDCHGQGIKISYQQIGPNMTRQFQTRCPTCQGQGETINEKDKCPKCKGKKVLNETKILEVHVEKGMRENQKIYFRGEGDQQPDTQPGDVIIVLQQKTHDVFQRTGDDLLMKREITLTEALCGFEFVVKHLDGRDLLIRHFTGEVVKPGDLKGIQGEGMPQFKNPFEKGNLYVKFDVVFPDNNFASEEQLKQIESILPPRPAFVMPTGEDVEEVNLMEYTANDRNRGGREEAYASDDEEHMHAGPGVQCAHQ, encoded by the exons ATGGCTGATAATAagttatacgatatattgggtGTTTCTAGGAATGCTAGTGATGCAGAAATAAGAAGG AGCTACCACAAGTTGGCGAAGGAATTCCATCCCGACAAAAATCCTGCTGCAGGtgataaattcaaagaaattaGCTTTGCCTACGAAGCATTATCGGACCCCAAGAAAAGACAAACGTACGATAAGTATGGGCTTAAAGGTTTGCAAGAAGGTGGACAAGGTGGCGGTTTTCCCCCTGACGATATCCTGGGTCACTTTTTTGGAGATATCTTCGGCATGGGTGGAGGCAGCCGAGGCCGTCAGCGCGCTCGCGGCGAGGATACCATACATCCGTTGAAAGTGACTCTAGAGGACATGTACAATGGCAAAACAGCAAAGTTACAACTAAGTAAAAATGTGATTTGTGGCCCGTGTAAAGGCATAGGTGGAAAGCCAGGAGCTGTTGTGTCTTGCAAGGACTGCCATGGACAGGGTATCAAAATTTCTTATCAACAGATAGGGCCCAACATGACTCGCCAATTTCAAACCCGTTGCCCGACTTGCCAAGGACAAGGTGAAACAATTAATGAGAAGGATAAGTGTCCTAAGTGCAAAGGGAAGAAAGTCTTAAATGAGACCAAGATACTGGAAGTTCATGTAGAAAAAGGCATGCGGGAAAATCAGAAAATATACTTCAGGGGTGAAGGAGATCAGCAGCCTGACACACAACCTGGAGATGTGATAATTGTACTGCAGCAGAAAACTCATGATGTGTTTCAAAGGACGGGTGATGATCTTTTGATGAAACGTGAAATTACACTAACTGAGGCTTTGTGTGGTTTTGAGTTTGTTGTCAAGCACTTAGATGGCCGTGACTTGCTCATAAGACACTTTACAGGAGAAGTAGTTAAGCCTGGAGATCTCAAGGGAATCCAAGGCGAAGGGATGCCTCAGTTCAAAAATCCATTTGAGAAGGGGAATTTATATGTGAAGTTTGATGTTGTTTTCCCTGATAATAACTTTGCTTCGGAAGAGCAGTTAAAACAGATTGAAAGTATATTACCACCTCGACCAGCATTTGTAATGCCCACTGGTGAGGACGTGGAGGAAGTGAACTTGATGGAGTACACAGCCAACGACCGCAACCGTGGGGGCCGTGAGGAGGCATATGCCAGTGACGATGAGGAGCATATGCATGCCGGTCCAGGAGTGCAATGTGCCCATCAGTAG